TCATCCCATCCGAACTTTTGGGCTTTTCTGATAAcctgaaagaaaggataacttcTGTGGGCTGACCGAGATATAAACCGAGATAGAGAGGCAATCCTCCCGGTCAACTTCTGCACTTCTTTGACAGATCGGGGAGAAGGCATACATAAGACGGACTTCACTTTTTCTTGGTTGACCTCGATCCCCCGCTCTGTCACTATAAAGCCCAAGAACTTACCACTCTTGACTCCGAAAATACATTTAGCAGGATTGAGCTTGACTCCATAAGACGTCAGAGTGGTAAAGGTTTCTTCCAAATCAGCAATAAAATCCATCACCTCTTTTGACTTTCCCAGAATATCGTCCACATAAACCTCCAGATTCCTTCCCAGCTGCTTCTCAAAGACTTTATCCATTAAACGCTGATATGTGGCCCCTGCATTTTTTAACCCGAAAGGCATCACAacataacaaaatgtacctcccgagGTGATAAAACTGGCCTTGTCTTGATCATTTTTTGCCAAGGGAATTTGATGATATCCCTGATAGGCATCCATGAAACTGAGCAGCTCGAAGCCTGAGGTGGAATCCACCAACTGGTCAATCCGGGGCAGTGGGTAATGATCCTTGAGACAAGCTTTATTGAGGTCCAGAAAATCAACACACATCCTTCATTTCCCGGCGGCTTTGGGTACCAGCACCACATTCGAGAGCCATGTAGGAAATTGTATCTCCCGGATGTGGCCGGCTTGCAGCAACTCTTTCACCTGTTCATCAATCACTTTGTCTTTCTCGGGACCAAAGTGTCTCTTCTTCTGTTTGATCAGGGTGAGCTCCCGGGAGAATGTTTAATTGATGCTCAGATATCAGGGGTGAAATCCCTGTTAGTTCCTGGGACCAGGCAAACACATGAATATTAGTCTTTAAACATTTAAGTAAACTGACCCGGGTGGATATATCGAGGTCTCGGGCCACCCGGATCTGTTGGCCTGGTCCTATCTCCACAGCTTCCTGCTCTTCCTCTGCCACAAAGTGAACTTCTCCTTTCTCCACTCCACCCTTCCAAACTTCCTCCACCCTGGGTTTCTTCCCCTCCTTTTTCGACTTGCCCTGATCTGCCCGGATACCTTCCACATAACATTTTCGGGAAGAGGGTTGATCTCCACGAACTTCTCCCACCTGGCTTCCCACTggaaatttgatcttttgatgATAAGTAGATGCTACTGCCCTCAACTCATTCATGGTCGGCCTCCCCAGAATGATATTGTAAGATGATGGGGAGTCCACCACTGTGAAGGTGGTCATGACCATTTTCTTGATGTCCCGGGAGCCTAGAGTGAGTGGCAGAACAATTTCTCCCTCCGGATAAACTGCATGTCCAGCAAAACCAAAAAGGGCAGTCTCCACAGCTTCCAACTTAAACCCTTGCAAATCCATCTGCACTAAGGCATCTTTGAAAATCACATTGACTGAACTGCCGGAATCCACGAAGACTCTCAGAATGTCGTAATTGGCCACCCGGGCTTGGATAACCAAAGCGTCATTGTGGGGCATGTTTATTCCCTTCAGGTCCTCCGGGCCAAAGCTGATCACGGCCTCGTTCCTCCTAGATCCTTCCACCTCCAGACACTCCCGCCTACTTCTTGATTTCTTGGCCCGATTTGAATCTCCATCGGTGGATCCTCCCGATATCATCTTAATCAATCCAGCAACAGGGGACGAAGGGCTCCTCTTCTCAGGTTCTGGCTCCCTCCTCCTACCCATATGGTTTCCCGGGTTGTTTCTTGAGTCTACTCGAGCATGAGATACTGGTGGCCGGGGGGTCCAAGGTGGACCTCTCGACCTTTTGGTGTACTGGTCGTGCCCCTGATTGGTGGGTGGGACATAACTTCTTTTCAAAGCTTTACAATTCTCGGTGCTATGCTGACACACACCATGCCTGGTGCAAAATCCACTTTTCCCGGGTTGGGACAGCTGATGACTGGGAACCCGATCCCTACTGCATTCCTGCACTTCTCTTTCACGGATAATTTTCAAAGGCACATGCGGGGAAAAGTGCTCTGGATTACCCCGCCGTGGTCCCCTCTCCTCGGGCTTAGGTGCCCGGTCCCCTCTTTCCTTCCTGATGGCTTCCCTCTTTTGTTTCTGGGCTTCTTCCATATTGATATACTTCTCTGCCCGAGACAGCAAATCCTCAAAATCTTCAGGCACTTTTTTCGTTAATGACTTGAAAAACTCACTCTCTTTTAGGCCTTGAGTGAAGGCAGTAGTTTTTGTCTCTGCAGCACAAGTTGGCACATCCAAAGCCACTTTGTTAAACCTCTTGATATACATCCTCAAACTTTCCTCCGGTCCCTGTCTCACTTCGAACAAACTGAAAGCAGTTTTCTTATACTTCTTACTGCTGCTGAAATGGTGTAAGAAGGCTTTCCGAAAATCCTCAAATGATTTAATACTCAATGGAGCCAATCCATCAAACCATCTCTGAGCTGAGTCCACCAGCGTGGTTAAAAACACTTTACACTTGATCCTATCAGTGTAACAGTGCAGCATAGCCATATTCTCGAACCTGGCCAAGTGTTCTTCCGGGTCCTCGTTTCCATCATACGCCCTTACTTTAGCAGATTTAAAGTTTCCAGGAAGAGGTTCCCGGATGATAGCCTCAGCAAACGGGCGTCCTTTGACAGACGCTCGAGAAGTTCCACGATTTTCCAGCTGTCCTTCCAAGactttcattttctgttttAACTCCAGCATCTCCTCGACTATCGTTGGTGACTTAGAACCAGCAGAGGATTCCTCCACTTCTCCCCTCTTCTCCTCCTCCCTCAATTCCTACTGCTGCTCCTGCTCTTTTTCTGGTTCCTTCTCGAGTGGTATATCATGGTGGGAAGCTTCCCGCCTAGCCATAGCTCTCTCTACGGCTTCATTAATGCGTTTATCAAACTCCGCTGGAGTCATAGTGATAAGATCGGGAGGAGCGTCCTCTTGTCTTGAATGATTCGCGTCAATTCCCTGGACCCGGGAAGTGTTCTGGTTAGTTTTCCTCGTGtgagccatatcaacgccttagtctcaatttcccacagacggcgccaatgatatGATCCGGGTAAAatggatgagcagggtcgggtgctccaccgggtcaaatcaagaatttatagtgttgtttaggaaaatgagcaaggtagatggcttcgatcgtgacctgcaaacaatgaaaggaactcgtgaatgggcgccggaagggtgtccggcgtgaccactccgatgcttaagtcagcaggtttGTCGAGAGGGAAACTTAAAGCAATATGTATGGATGCTTGAGAGTGAAGAAATTTCAGACCTGTAAAATGTCAACGATACCTGCTATTTGAAGAGATGCTAGGGTTACCTTGATGCGCGTGCTCACCTACTACTTGTACCCTCGGACGTTGACGGCCTGTCGGGTCCCTTTCTATCCGATAGCTTCGTGGGTACTCCAAGAATAAGGGACGTTGACTgcatgtccagtccctttcttctccATATTTTCGGGGATACGTTCAGGTGAAAGACGTTGACTTCCCGCCCAGTCGCTTTCTTCCCTACAACCTATAAGATCCTCTAAGTAAGTTACTCGAGTATTGAGCCCTCGGCTTTAGCATGAAAGCCCGGTCCCTAGTTGCCCAGGAGGTAAGTAAATACCCGGTCATGCATGAAGCGCCCAGTCGCGTGGGTAACAATCGCCCTCCCGGTTTCTATATGGGCTACTCAATGAAACTTCCCGGGTCCTCCATGACCCGGGCCCTTATAGGGGTATCAAGCAAGATTAAAATTATGTAACTTTCGAAAACCCAAGCCTCCCTCTTCTTTTCGCAGCACAAGTTTTCCCAGATTCAAGAGTTTCCTCATCAAAAGGAGTTCATCATGTGCTCAAGCTCCATACGATGGGAGAACTTGCACAACTGCTTTCATAAAACTTCTTACCTATCTTCACAGAAAGATAAGGAAGGCTTATCAAAATTTCCTATCTGACCTGAAGCAAGTTCATATTTCTGAAGCGTTGGGCAAGTCTTTTCGCTTTACTCAACAGTGGCtcgaaagaagaaagaaaaattgtcATTGGCAAAAAAGAAGTGAGAGATTTCTGGGGTTGTTCTGGCCACTTGGATCACATGACGAGTTCCTCAGTTCATCTCACAAGTTCAGAGAGGGTATAGACCATCTATCCGCACAAATGTAAGAGGATGCAAGATTGGGCCAATATCAGGCCAATTGTTAATTAATTTGTTATATCCAAATAACATAAATTTCAATTGTTTAACAAATTAATTCTGGTTCGAATACACTGAATATTATTAAAGACAGTTTCACGGATGGTATTTTATGATAtagatttcttatttgggtcatgcgtaaaaaaaaatggtaaaaacttgtgtgagacggtctcacgggtattatttgtgagatggatcttttatttgggtcaccaatgaaaaagtatcactttttatgctaagagtattactttttattgtgaatatgggtagggttgatccgtctcacagattatgatccgtgagacggtctcacatgagactcactcaaaaaatattactttttatattaagagtattacttttattgtgaatatcgttatggttgactcgtctcactgataaagattcgtaaaatCGTCTAAAAGAACtactctttttttaaaaatgaagtTTGATTAAAGttattatccaaatatttctaattATACTC
This genomic interval from Primulina eburnea isolate SZY01 chromosome 16, ASM2296580v1, whole genome shotgun sequence contains the following:
- the LOC140816052 gene encoding uncharacterized protein, which codes for MLELKQKMKVLEGQLENRGTSRASVKGRPFAEAIIREPLPGNFKSAKVRAYDGNEDPEEHLARFENMAMLHCYTDRIKCKVFLTTLVDSAQRWFDGLAPLSIKSFEDFRKAFLHHFSSSKKYKKTAFSLFEVRQGPEESLRMYIKRFNKVALDVPTCAAETKTTAFTQGLKESEFFKSLTKKVPEDFEDLLSRAEKYINMEEAQKQKREAIRKERGDRAPKPEERGPRRGNPEHFSPHVPLKIIREREVQECSRDRVPSHQLSQPGKSGFCTRHGVCQHSTENCKALKRSYVPPTNQGHDQYTKRSRGPPWTPRPPVSHARVDSRNNPGNHMGRRREPEPEKRSPSSPVAGLIKMISGGSTDGDSNRAKKSRSRRECLEVEGSRRNEAVISFGPEDLKGINMPHNDALVIQARVANYDILRVFVDSGSSVNVIFKDALVQMDLQGFKLEAVETALFGFAGHAVYPEGEIVLPLTLGSRDIKKMVMTTFTVVDSPSSYNIILGRPTMNELRAVASTYHQKIKFPVGSQVGEVRGDQPSSRKCYVEGIRADQGKSKKEGKKPRVEEVWKGGVEKGEVHFVAEEEQEAVEIGPGQQIRVARDLDISTRVSLLKCLKTNIHVFAWSQELTGISPLISEHQLNILPGAHPDQTEEETLWSRERQSD